One genomic segment of Pseudoalteromonas sp. GCY includes these proteins:
- a CDS encoding penicillin acylase family protein, with product MNSNTLLIPLLLFGPLACQADHSAAQSNIKHASKLKAKITRTEFGIAHVNASNLRSLAFGSGYAQAQDHGCVLADSYLRVRGERAKYFGPDHYQAGDNRHVMSDYLYKIADIYGQAKLAFPTLSKDTQAAAEGFAAGFNLYLTEVQQGKARLEPTCQDESWVQPITAVDVLANIAAAGSGASLGQFATAILQAHPEQGNAWLPSASEPLKLTSPLAAVPDGDKLMTQGSNAWAIGADFSDDGKGILMANPHFPMTGQMRFWAYHANIPGELDVMGASLLGFPAVVNIGFNHNIAWSHTYSASTQSVIYRLTLDNTTPLGYVLDGESKRIVEKDIVVEVLSASGEMQSLHKPVYKAEGGMLIEIPGVLDWTEQHAYILKNTNLDNFAAIDHWLAINKAQTLQEFQQSFKDHNGLMFNNAIYTDKDGHAFYIDAANVPHLSSTALRYLNENALAKQYFEKFRVPVLPGDDSAYYYQQSVPYAEKPKLARKDYVQNANDSYWLANASAPIAKVSPLYGQHSVLQSRRTRYSLAQISHPIGDEQKFDADEVTAILLANTAQITPIIDTVIAACEQSWQTKEVTVNGQIFALAPTCQAIKKWDGRFEQSSLAAHLVREFVARVNDREDFEVSFNPQDPVNTPRNIRINEALFKELAIAGEIVRHSGFALDAPLGDIQFFEQHGKRFAWQGNMNVEGGLNVFATQNRLDQTTFAPIAAPSVMTPYNDRPLWSGLSQRGYELHFGSSWMMVVDFDDSGVKAKGLLTYSQSQHPNSLNANDQTQYYSEQNKLVALPFRKAEIAAKRVSTQIIKQ from the coding sequence ATGAATTCCAATACACTGCTCATCCCTTTGCTATTATTTGGCCCATTGGCCTGTCAGGCTGATCATTCGGCAGCACAAAGTAATATAAAACACGCTTCGAAACTAAAAGCCAAAATCACCCGAACCGAATTTGGTATTGCCCATGTTAATGCCAGCAACTTACGTTCATTAGCTTTTGGTTCTGGGTATGCTCAAGCGCAAGATCATGGCTGTGTGCTTGCCGATAGCTATCTAAGGGTTCGAGGAGAACGTGCTAAGTATTTTGGACCGGATCACTATCAAGCTGGTGATAACCGTCATGTAATGTCTGATTATCTATATAAAATTGCTGATATTTATGGGCAGGCTAAGCTCGCTTTTCCGACGTTATCCAAAGATACTCAAGCTGCCGCAGAAGGCTTTGCTGCAGGTTTTAATTTGTATCTCACTGAAGTGCAACAAGGTAAGGCAAGGTTAGAACCAACTTGCCAAGATGAAAGCTGGGTGCAGCCCATAACGGCCGTTGATGTACTTGCTAACATTGCAGCTGCGGGAAGCGGCGCGAGTCTTGGTCAGTTTGCTACTGCAATTTTGCAAGCACATCCAGAGCAAGGTAATGCTTGGCTGCCCAGTGCATCGGAACCTCTAAAGCTAACCTCGCCGTTAGCTGCAGTCCCTGACGGCGATAAGCTTATGACACAAGGCTCAAATGCTTGGGCTATCGGTGCCGATTTTAGTGATGATGGTAAGGGGATACTAATGGCGAATCCGCATTTTCCCATGACAGGGCAGATGCGTTTTTGGGCCTATCATGCCAATATTCCTGGCGAACTAGATGTGATGGGAGCATCATTGCTGGGCTTTCCTGCGGTAGTGAATATTGGCTTCAATCATAATATTGCGTGGAGCCATACTTACTCAGCATCGACACAAAGTGTGATTTACCGTTTAACATTGGATAACACAACCCCACTTGGTTATGTTTTAGATGGTGAATCTAAACGGATAGTGGAAAAGGACATCGTTGTCGAGGTATTGAGTGCATCAGGTGAGATGCAATCCTTACATAAGCCTGTATATAAGGCTGAGGGAGGGATGCTGATTGAAATCCCTGGTGTATTAGATTGGACAGAACAGCATGCGTACATTTTAAAAAATACTAATTTGGATAATTTTGCTGCTATCGATCATTGGCTTGCGATAAATAAAGCGCAAACTTTGCAGGAATTTCAACAAAGCTTTAAAGATCATAATGGCTTAATGTTCAATAACGCGATTTATACAGATAAAGATGGTCACGCATTTTATATTGATGCTGCCAATGTACCGCATTTATCATCAACAGCTCTTCGCTATTTGAATGAGAATGCGTTGGCAAAACAGTATTTTGAAAAGTTTAGAGTACCAGTGCTACCCGGTGATGATTCCGCTTATTATTATCAGCAAAGTGTACCATACGCAGAAAAGCCTAAGCTTGCACGCAAGGACTATGTGCAAAATGCCAATGATTCATATTGGCTTGCAAATGCCAGTGCCCCAATTGCTAAGGTTTCTCCTCTTTATGGTCAGCACAGTGTTTTACAAAGTCGTAGAACGAGATATTCTTTGGCGCAAATAAGTCATCCAATTGGTGACGAGCAAAAATTTGATGCTGATGAAGTCACCGCAATTCTGTTAGCCAATACCGCACAAATCACCCCGATTATTGATACTGTCATTGCAGCGTGCGAGCAAAGCTGGCAAACCAAAGAGGTTACGGTCAATGGTCAAATTTTTGCACTAGCCCCAACATGCCAAGCAATTAAAAAGTGGGACGGGCGTTTTGAGCAGTCTTCATTGGCTGCACACTTAGTGAGGGAGTTTGTTGCAAGAGTCAATGATCGAGAAGACTTCGAGGTTAGTTTCAACCCGCAGGACCCAGTAAATACCCCACGAAATATCCGCATCAATGAAGCGCTTTTTAAAGAGCTTGCCATTGCTGGAGAAATTGTTCGTCATTCAGGCTTTGCACTGGATGCACCGCTTGGCGATATACAGTTTTTTGAACAGCACGGGAAGCGCTTTGCTTGGCAGGGAAATATGAATGTTGAAGGTGGACTTAACGTGTTCGCTACGCAAAATCGCCTCGATCAAACTACATTTGCTCCGATTGCAGCGCCGTCAGTGATGACACCGTACAACGATAGACCGCTGTGGAGTGGGTTATCGCAACGAGGTTATGAGTTGCACTTTGGTTCAAGTTGGATGATGGTTGTTGACTTCGATGACTCAGGGGTGAAGGCGAAAGGCTTGTTAACTTACTCTCAATCACAGCATCCAAACTCGCTCAATGCTAATGACCAAACACAATACTATAGTGAGCAAAATAAGCTGGTAGCACTGCCTTTTCGCAAAGCTGAAATTGCGGCAAAACGTGTTTCTACGCAAATCATAAAGCAGTGA
- a CDS encoding TonB-dependent siderophore receptor codes for MRSKAHQSTALTLMLSLVYFSPNAQANTEKSSNNIERIDVVGQPIKRNSGPTGLDLSVKETPQSVTVLSHQYMDDFELDDLEDVLVQTTGISRYKFGAGDNTEFTSRGYLINALVKDGLPTSIAGPQESRLDTIVYDRVEVLRGAAGLMAGAGQPSATLNVITKQPDRDGFVEVGAEFGSWNKVRTHVDATGALSDDKALAGRIILAYEDKDSYVDKENSNKIVAYTQLHHYFSEDTEASFTVHYQDNELKLSPWGLPIFYSDGSSVEVDKKTNLSSPDSYNGNTHQSYHFKLSHQINLDWELNFGAQYSKTEADITMTYFSGNPDKETGLGLQGGDRRWIETVDGTNFILGLVGRFELFDRAHQVNVTYLNADFESSDDRYEELDENARTIFYPLQSINNNLHPASHLTATDKQFIGYWDKTTKEQSLAISSKLVLTDDLHAIAGIKFFDYERTNERDFAWSGFSSDKGDETGESLYLGLVYDINERVSTYVSYTDAYEPQLDKVDVNLKQLTPITARNVEVGFKANLLDNRLRLNMAYFDSLKEDFGVVIPEYADQRPARYRPVDGAEADGFEIELDANITEDWQVNIGYSDFDVVDENGEDINLYAPRQTLNFSTKYTYEAWSFGLNATWDTDRKVDILSVPGVDLGLPAGGRRGAVRAEQDSQTLVNAHIKYDHSKQLSFKLSVSNLTDKTFYDTYGFVPKKYSEPRAYNLSMKYRF; via the coding sequence ATGCGAAGCAAAGCTCATCAATCAACAGCATTAACCTTAATGCTGTCACTGGTCTACTTCTCTCCAAATGCTCAGGCCAACACTGAAAAAAGCAGTAACAACATTGAACGGATCGATGTTGTGGGCCAGCCCATTAAACGAAATTCAGGTCCAACAGGCTTAGACCTTAGTGTTAAGGAAACACCTCAGTCTGTGACTGTGTTAAGTCACCAGTACATGGATGACTTTGAACTAGACGATTTGGAAGATGTGCTGGTTCAAACAACGGGTATCTCTCGTTATAAGTTTGGCGCTGGTGACAATACCGAGTTTACTTCTCGTGGCTATCTAATTAATGCACTTGTTAAAGACGGCCTACCGACTTCTATCGCAGGCCCACAGGAAAGCCGTCTAGATACCATAGTCTATGATCGTGTTGAAGTACTCAGAGGTGCGGCTGGGTTAATGGCGGGAGCAGGACAACCCTCAGCGACATTGAATGTTATTACCAAACAACCAGATCGCGATGGCTTTGTTGAAGTGGGTGCGGAATTTGGTTCTTGGAATAAAGTTCGCACACACGTTGACGCCACAGGCGCACTTAGCGATGATAAAGCGCTCGCAGGTCGTATTATTCTCGCGTATGAAGACAAAGATAGTTACGTAGACAAAGAGAACAGCAATAAAATCGTTGCTTACACTCAGCTACATCATTACTTTTCTGAAGATACCGAAGCGTCATTTACCGTGCACTATCAAGATAATGAGCTAAAGCTATCACCATGGGGGCTGCCAATTTTTTATTCTGATGGTTCTTCTGTTGAGGTAGATAAAAAAACCAACCTCTCTTCTCCGGATAGTTACAATGGTAATACCCATCAAAGTTATCACTTCAAGCTTTCTCATCAAATCAACTTAGACTGGGAACTGAACTTTGGTGCACAGTACAGCAAAACGGAAGCTGACATTACTATGACCTATTTCAGTGGTAACCCTGATAAAGAAACCGGACTTGGTTTGCAAGGTGGTGACCGCCGCTGGATTGAAACCGTTGATGGTACCAACTTTATTTTAGGCTTGGTTGGCCGATTTGAACTTTTTGACCGCGCTCATCAAGTGAATGTGACTTATCTAAATGCTGATTTTGAGTCTAGTGATGACCGTTATGAAGAGTTAGATGAAAATGCCAGAACTATCTTCTACCCGCTGCAATCCATCAATAATAACCTTCATCCAGCATCACATTTAACCGCTACGGACAAGCAGTTTATTGGTTATTGGGATAAGACAACTAAAGAGCAAAGCTTAGCGATTAGTAGTAAGCTCGTGCTAACCGATGATTTACATGCCATTGCGGGTATCAAGTTTTTCGATTATGAGCGCACCAATGAGCGAGATTTCGCTTGGAGTGGATTCTCTAGTGATAAGGGTGACGAAACTGGTGAAAGCTTATACCTAGGCCTCGTCTATGACATCAATGAACGGGTCAGTACTTATGTTAGCTATACCGATGCGTATGAGCCTCAGCTAGACAAAGTCGACGTCAACTTAAAACAACTTACTCCTATTACTGCACGCAATGTCGAAGTCGGGTTTAAAGCAAACTTACTTGATAACCGCTTACGCTTAAACATGGCTTACTTTGACAGCTTGAAGGAAGACTTTGGCGTTGTTATTCCGGAATATGCCGATCAGCGACCTGCAAGATATCGCCCGGTAGATGGTGCCGAAGCGGATGGCTTTGAAATCGAACTGGATGCCAACATTACAGAAGATTGGCAGGTCAATATTGGCTACAGTGACTTTGATGTGGTTGATGAAAATGGTGAAGACATCAACTTATATGCACCAAGACAAACGCTTAATTTTAGCACTAAATATACCTATGAAGCGTGGAGTTTCGGCTTAAATGCAACATGGGATACAGACCGAAAAGTAGATATTTTAAGTGTGCCTGGTGTTGATCTTGGCCTCCCGGCAGGTGGTCGTCGTGGTGCTGTACGCGCAGAGCAAGACAGTCAAACGCTAGTAAATGCTCATATCAAGTATGACCATTCAAAACAGTTAAGCTTTAAATTGAGTGTCAGCAACCTCACGGATAAAACGTTTTACGATACGTATGGATTCGTTCCTAAAAAGTATAGCGAACCTCGTGCATATAACTTAAGCATGAAGTATCGCTTCTAA